Proteins encoded in a region of the Bacteroidota bacterium genome:
- a CDS encoding cytochrome c-type biogenesis CcmF C-terminal domain-containing protein has translation MIGSIIIKVAFGASLSAVLFYYLDHRKHSERFLLFARSAYLTAVAGMVGAAGLLIYFIMTHQFNYAYVWNYSSTDLPGPLLFSTFYAGQEGSFSLWAFYTSIVGLALMWYSSRKGYEPELMVIYSAILSFLFLMLILKNPFMYIWDLFPKDLIHTGPVPSNIANYVWIDQAKGIWAQYPNEGKGLNPLLQNYWMVIHPQVLFIGFTSMSVPFAYAVAGMLKRDYVSWIRVSTPWTVFGAMVLGTGVIMGGFWAYETLGWGGYWGWDPVENSSLVPWLVCVASIHTMLSQRRSGSFIKTNFVLSILCFIMVLYSTFLTRSGVLGDTSVHSFVEPGMMVYWMLLAGLFLFAAIGFGLFFVRMKEMPKVPVEHSILSREFALFLGASAIVFAAMFIVIGTSSPIITGLLKGKVSAVDSSYYVTTTLPLGIFIALMAGIGQLLWWKNSDTESLLKSLRIPTFLALILTAVSYFIGAHHVTMLIFIFASSFALFTNITVGLRIFKGNPKMAGGAIAHIGLALMFLGFVSSAKYDDKETISLEQGKKVEALGYSMRYIGYHPIERGRFAFDVEVEKGDQKFIVAPVMFNSKESEGLMRNPDIINLMTKDFYVSPLSLESPDSKNEQELTIGKDEVQKFQDMSISYLGYAFNSSPEKGNVVSVSLDVTRSNKTYHLTPEMHNERGKVSYVPASLPNTDISFTIKGMGLGNGGRGKSSITIIVSTPLAAGQPQKSETLIVEASVKPFINLVWIGTITLVAGFLITIVRRASEARRNTT, from the coding sequence ATGATCGGCAGTATCATCATCAAGGTCGCTTTCGGGGCATCGCTGAGCGCGGTGCTCTTTTATTATTTGGACCACCGGAAGCATTCGGAACGCTTTCTGCTGTTTGCGCGCTCTGCGTATCTGACAGCTGTCGCCGGGATGGTCGGCGCAGCGGGACTCTTGATCTATTTTATCATGACGCATCAGTTTAATTATGCGTATGTCTGGAATTACAGCTCCACCGACCTGCCGGGACCGCTCCTCTTCTCGACCTTTTATGCAGGGCAGGAAGGAAGTTTCTCCCTCTGGGCTTTTTACACCAGCATCGTCGGGCTTGCGTTGATGTGGTACTCATCGCGGAAAGGGTACGAACCGGAACTGATGGTGATTTATTCCGCCATCCTCTCGTTTCTCTTCTTGATGCTCATCCTCAAAAATCCGTTCATGTACATCTGGGACCTTTTCCCGAAAGACCTGATTCACACCGGCCCCGTCCCCTCGAACATCGCCAATTATGTCTGGATCGATCAAGCCAAAGGAATCTGGGCGCAGTATCCGAATGAAGGGAAAGGGCTGAATCCGCTTCTTCAGAATTATTGGATGGTGATTCATCCGCAGGTCCTGTTCATCGGGTTCACTTCAATGTCGGTTCCGTTCGCGTATGCCGTGGCAGGGATGCTGAAACGCGACTATGTGAGCTGGATACGAGTTTCAACTCCGTGGACGGTGTTCGGAGCAATGGTGCTGGGAACGGGAGTCATCATGGGCGGCTTCTGGGCTTATGAGACGCTTGGATGGGGAGGGTACTGGGGATGGGATCCCGTCGAGAATTCTTCGCTCGTGCCGTGGCTTGTGTGCGTTGCCTCGATCCACACTATGTTGTCACAGCGAAGAAGCGGAAGCTTCATCAAGACAAATTTCGTCCTGAGCATATTGTGCTTCATCATGGTGCTGTATTCTACCTTCTTGACCCGAAGCGGCGTACTCGGGGATACCTCCGTACATTCGTTTGTTGAACCGGGAATGATGGTTTATTGGATGCTTCTTGCCGGCCTATTTCTTTTTGCGGCGATCGGATTCGGCCTGTTCTTTGTCCGCATGAAAGAGATGCCGAAGGTCCCCGTTGAACACAGCATCTTGTCGCGCGAATTCGCGCTATTTCTTGGTGCATCGGCCATTGTTTTCGCGGCAATGTTCATTGTCATCGGGACATCGTCCCCTATCATTACCGGCCTTCTGAAGGGAAAAGTCTCGGCGGTCGATTCCTCCTACTATGTCACGACGACTCTTCCGCTGGGAATTTTTATCGCCCTCATGGCCGGCATCGGGCAGCTCCTCTGGTGGAAGAATTCGGACACGGAATCGCTTCTTAAGAGCCTTCGCATTCCAACGTTCCTCGCCCTCATCCTGACGGCGGTTTCCTATTTTATCGGTGCGCATCATGTTACAATGCTGATCTTCATTTTCGCCTCTTCGTTCGCTCTTTTCACGAACATCACTGTTGGATTAAGAATTTTCAAAGGGAACCCGAAAATGGCCGGGGGAGCCATTGCGCATATCGGCTTGGCGTTGATGTTTTTGGGGTTTGTCTCGTCGGCGAAATATGATGATAAAGAGACCATCTCTCTGGAACAGGGAAAGAAAGTCGAGGCGCTCGGTTATTCGATGCGTTATATCGGATACCATCCGATCGAGCGGGGACGGTTTGCGTTTGACGTCGAAGTAGAAAAAGGGGATCAGAAATTCATCGTTGCGCCGGTGATGTTCAACAGCAAGGAGAGCGAAGGATTGATGAGGAATCCGGATATCATCAACCTGATGACGAAAGATTTCTACGTCTCGCCCCTTTCGTTAGAAAGCCCGGATTCGAAGAATGAGCAGGAGTTGACCATCGGGAAAGATGAAGTCCAAAAATTCCAGGACATGTCGATCAGCTATCTCGGATACGCCTTCAACTCATCCCCAGAGAAGGGCAACGTCGTCTCGGTCTCTCTCGATGTTACCCGAAGCAATAAGACATACCACTTGACGCCGGAGATGCACAACGAGAGGGGAAAGGTGAGTTATGTCCCCGCATCGCTGCCGAATACAGATATTTCTTTTACGATCAAAGGGATGGGATTAGGGAACGGCGGAAGGGGAAAATCTTCGATTACCATCATTGTCAGCACGCCGCTGGCTGCGGGGCAGCCTCAGAAGAGCGAAACGTTGATTGTTGAAGCAAGCGTCAAACCGTTCATCAACCTCGTATGGATCGGAACGATAACGCTTGTCGCCGGATTTTTGATTACGATCGTTCGGAGAGCAAGCGAGGCGAGAAGGAATACAACGTGA
- a CDS encoding efflux RND transporter periplasmic adaptor subunit, translated as MRNTIITASVCILLGLGAGWLAFHSPDKFDSANGRKILYYRDPMNSRNTSPTPKKGPDGMDFVPVYSGSPTSDGSKKIAYYKDPMHPWYTSDKPGKAPDCGMDLVPVYEGESDSGAIHIDPVTMQNIGVTTEVVKTRSLARTIRATGKIDYDETKVYSVSTKVMGYVEHLNVDYSGQEVRKGEALMDLYSPELVGTQQEYLQAIQYQKELQNSNVPEARKEADELVQSSRQRLLYWDIPESEIKALEERGTPKKTMTIVSPVDGVVTDEMVLQGQNVMAGMTLYKIADLSSVWVLADIYQYELPWVQVGQKAEIQLSYIPGKSFTGAVDYIYPYLGTETKTAKVRVKVHNPAGTKLKPGMYASINLTSPVEIKNVAVPERAVIRSGERSVVVVALGGGYFAPRDVKTGVESAGYVEILSGVNEGERVVTSSQFLIDSESNLKAALRSMNGHQESDTTKSGSRMDDGERKNTDQRRRETAINHKRSSTDGSKNNSTAIIKPGQPAVDPVCGLQADGSDELSFVCNG; from the coding sequence ATGAGAAATACCATAATAACAGCAAGCGTTTGCATTCTTCTCGGCCTCGGAGCCGGCTGGCTCGCTTTTCATTCCCCTGATAAATTTGATTCAGCCAACGGGAGGAAAATTCTTTACTACCGAGACCCGATGAATTCCCGGAATACGTCCCCAACACCGAAGAAAGGTCCCGATGGAATGGACTTTGTGCCGGTGTATTCCGGATCTCCGACAAGCGACGGATCAAAGAAAATAGCCTACTACAAAGATCCGATGCATCCATGGTACACCTCCGACAAGCCGGGCAAGGCCCCCGATTGCGGAATGGATCTTGTGCCCGTCTATGAGGGGGAGTCCGATTCGGGCGCGATTCATATCGATCCGGTCACAATGCAGAATATCGGCGTGACCACAGAAGTAGTGAAAACGAGAAGCCTTGCCAGGACAATTCGCGCAACAGGTAAAATTGATTATGACGAGACAAAAGTTTATTCGGTCTCCACGAAAGTGATGGGCTATGTCGAACATCTGAATGTTGACTATTCCGGCCAGGAGGTTCGTAAGGGGGAAGCGCTGATGGACCTTTACAGCCCGGAGCTTGTCGGCACACAGCAAGAGTATCTTCAGGCCATCCAATACCAAAAGGAGTTGCAGAACTCGAATGTGCCCGAGGCGCGAAAGGAAGCCGACGAACTGGTCCAAAGCTCCAGACAACGCCTTCTGTATTGGGATATTCCCGAAAGCGAAATCAAAGCATTGGAAGAGCGAGGCACGCCGAAGAAAACAATGACGATCGTCTCCCCCGTTGATGGCGTGGTCACTGACGAGATGGTGCTTCAGGGACAAAATGTGATGGCAGGGATGACTCTCTATAAAATTGCAGACCTTTCCTCAGTTTGGGTGCTGGCAGATATTTATCAATATGAATTGCCCTGGGTACAAGTCGGACAAAAGGCCGAGATCCAACTTTCTTATATCCCCGGCAAATCGTTCACCGGGGCCGTCGACTATATTTATCCTTACCTGGGCACGGAAACAAAAACGGCGAAAGTGCGGGTCAAAGTTCACAACCCGGCCGGCACTAAGCTCAAACCGGGGATGTACGCGTCGATCAATCTCACGTCTCCTGTTGAAATCAAAAACGTGGCGGTGCCAGAACGGGCGGTCATCCGCTCTGGCGAGCGGAGCGTCGTTGTCGTCGCGCTCGGGGGCGGCTATTTTGCTCCGCGGGACGTGAAAACGGGCGTCGAATCTGCGGGGTATGTAGAAATTCTTTCTGGAGTAAACGAAGGAGAGCGTGTCGTTACATCATCGCAATTCCTCATCGACTCGGAGAGCAATCTTAAAGCGGCTCTGCGGTCGATGAATGGACATCAGGAAAGCGATACGACGAAGTCTGGATCACGAATGGATGATGGGGAAAGAAAGAATACAGATCAAAGAAGACGGGAGACAGCAATCAATCACAAGCGTAGTTCAACGGATGGGTCAAAGAACAACTCCACGGCGATAATAAAGCCCGGTCAACCGGCTGTCGATCCCGTGTGTGGATTGCAAGCCGACGGCAGCGACGAACTCTCGTTCGTCTGTAACGGGTAA
- a CDS encoding heavy-metal-associated domain-containing protein encodes MRTSTRLIGLTLVLMVGCGKQPEEKRSTGSIAVATIQLPTLKCKTCVKTITTALASVDGIENSEIDLERKSATVKFVAAKLDVNKIELAISGAGYDADKVKRDSTAYENLAECCK; translated from the coding sequence ATGAGGACGAGCACACGCTTAATCGGTTTGACGTTGGTGTTGATGGTCGGATGCGGAAAACAGCCGGAGGAAAAACGATCAACAGGGAGCATTGCGGTTGCAACAATTCAGCTCCCGACGTTGAAATGCAAGACCTGCGTCAAGACGATAACAACCGCTCTTGCTTCCGTCGACGGCATCGAGAACTCCGAAATTGATCTTGAGAGAAAGAGTGCAACGGTGAAATTTGTCGCTGCAAAACTCGACGTTAATAAGATTGAACTGGCGATCAGCGGGGCCGGTTATGACGCAGACAAGGTCAAGCGGGATTCGACAGCGTACGAAAATTTAGCAGAATGCTGCAAATAA
- a CDS encoding Fe-S-containing protein, whose amino-acid sequence MSSKAKAAYSSIGLLLLVGMGVAFVNSLPGGEHPVIHNQPTVSSPQTYDGVKLTMIPVRSRVENGFIIISLTDVLEKKMVGFTYEGKTKKVELMAYVNPQGKLVTSIAMCDPCNSQSFHTESKELVCDNCGTRWNFSNLEGVSGSCQKYPPDPIPSEIVNGEIKISTRLVEDWKLRI is encoded by the coding sequence ATGAGTTCCAAGGCAAAAGCAGCTTATTCCTCGATCGGCCTTCTGCTGCTCGTGGGAATGGGGGTCGCTTTTGTCAACAGCCTTCCTGGCGGCGAGCACCCGGTCATCCATAACCAACCGACCGTTTCAAGTCCGCAAACCTACGACGGCGTCAAGCTGACCATGATCCCGGTACGTTCGCGGGTTGAGAATGGATTCATCATTATTTCGCTGACTGACGTACTCGAGAAGAAAATGGTCGGTTTCACGTATGAGGGAAAGACCAAAAAGGTTGAATTGATGGCGTACGTCAACCCCCAGGGAAAGCTGGTGACGTCGATAGCCATGTGCGATCCATGCAACTCCCAGAGCTTCCATACTGAATCCAAGGAGTTGGTGTGCGACAATTGCGGCACCCGATGGAATTTTTCAAACCTTGAGGGAGTCAGCGGCTCATGCCAGAAGTATCCTCCAGACCCGATCCCAAGCGAGATCGTCAACGGCGAAATTAAAATCAGCACCAGGCTTGTTGAAGATTGGAAATTGAGAATATGA
- a CDS encoding CusA/CzcA family heavy metal efflux RND transporter, producing the protein MLQKIIDASIRNKFFVILAVVFLIGLGCYSMLHIPIDAIPDLSDVQVIVYCDYAGQSPRIVEDQVTYPLTTALVSVPGAKVVRGYSFFGYSLVYVIFEDGTDVYWARSRVLEYLNYAQKRLPKDVVPTLGPDATGVGWVFEYTLCSDKHSLQELRSYQDWYLKYQLSSLEGVAEVASVGGFVKEYQVTVDPVKLAAYNIPLKMVETAISNSNNDVGGEVVEMGETEFMVRGLGYIKSIEDIKTIPLIVDKKSGTPVYLQDVADVAIGPLMRRGLAESNGEGEVVGGIVVMRYGQNALKVIENVKKKLDELKQGLPSDVTITTVYDRSGLIERAIETLKEKLVEEIMIVALVCIIFLLHVRSAFVAVFTLPTAIMISFIIMKWQGINANIMSLGGIAIAVGAMVDAAIIMIENAHKHLERENEKSPEQRRDHWDVIADASKEVGPALFYSLLVITVSFIPVFTLEDQEGRLFRPLAFTKTYSMAAAAILSITIVPILMGYWVRGKIMPEEQNPINRFLIRLYTPVVEFVIRFNKWIIGAALLLVCVTVFPFEHIGSEFMPPLNEGDILYMPTTMPGISITKARDLLQQTDKILRQFPEVQNVFGKIGRAESATDPAGLDMIETIITLRPESAWPPGMTTQKLIDEMDRAIQFPGVTNAWTMPIKTRTDMLSTGIKTPVGIKISGPDLSILQKLGIEVESVMRTVPGTSSAFAERSIGGNYLDVEINRKEAARYGISVGDIESVIQTAIGGMSITSTVEGLERYPVSLRYSRELRDNVDALNRVLVAAPTGEQVPMAQLATITTSKGPMVIRSENTRPNAWVYVDVKGVDVGSYVKTAKRIVSQNVSFPSGYNIVWSGEYEYMEHAQQRLMLVIPLTLFIIFIIIYLNTRSFVKVAIVFLAVPFSLVGAFWLIYVLGYNLSVAVWLGIIALAGLDAETGVVMLLYLDQAVDEWTKKGKMRGLQDLKDAIHHGAVKRVRPKIMTASVIIAGLLPIMWSNGTGADVMKRIAAPMVGGVVTSVLMELAIYPVIYFLWKSHKIEKGLMHDAPMAEH; encoded by the coding sequence ATGCTGCAAAAGATCATTGACGCCTCGATACGCAATAAGTTCTTTGTCATCCTCGCTGTCGTTTTTCTGATTGGTCTTGGATGTTACTCGATGCTGCACATACCCATCGACGCGATTCCTGATTTAAGCGATGTCCAAGTGATCGTCTACTGCGATTACGCCGGCCAATCGCCGAGAATCGTGGAAGACCAGGTGACCTACCCGTTGACCACAGCTTTGGTTTCCGTCCCCGGCGCAAAAGTTGTACGCGGCTATTCGTTCTTTGGATACTCCCTCGTCTATGTCATTTTCGAGGACGGCACGGATGTCTACTGGGCGCGAAGCCGGGTCCTCGAATACCTGAACTATGCGCAGAAACGTCTGCCGAAAGATGTCGTTCCGACCCTCGGACCGGACGCTACCGGTGTTGGATGGGTCTTCGAATACACGCTCTGTTCGGATAAACACTCGCTGCAAGAGCTCCGTTCATACCAGGATTGGTATTTGAAGTATCAGCTCTCTTCCCTCGAAGGAGTAGCGGAAGTTGCGAGCGTCGGAGGGTTTGTCAAGGAATATCAGGTCACCGTCGATCCGGTCAAGCTGGCTGCATACAATATTCCGCTCAAAATGGTCGAGACGGCAATTTCGAATTCGAACAACGACGTCGGCGGCGAAGTTGTCGAGATGGGAGAGACGGAATTCATGGTGCGGGGGCTAGGATACATAAAATCAATTGAGGACATCAAAACCATTCCTCTGATAGTGGACAAGAAAAGCGGCACGCCGGTCTATCTTCAGGATGTGGCGGATGTCGCAATCGGTCCGTTGATGAGACGCGGGCTCGCCGAGAGCAACGGCGAAGGAGAAGTGGTCGGCGGAATCGTGGTCATGCGGTACGGCCAGAATGCATTGAAGGTAATAGAGAACGTAAAGAAGAAACTCGATGAATTGAAGCAAGGTCTTCCATCTGACGTAACGATAACGACGGTGTACGACCGCTCTGGATTGATTGAGAGGGCGATCGAGACGTTGAAGGAAAAGCTGGTTGAGGAGATCATGATCGTTGCGCTCGTCTGCATCATTTTTCTTCTTCATGTGCGCAGTGCGTTTGTAGCCGTCTTCACCCTGCCGACGGCCATCATGATCTCATTTATCATTATGAAATGGCAGGGAATCAACGCCAACATCATGTCCCTCGGCGGCATTGCAATTGCCGTCGGCGCCATGGTCGATGCAGCCATCATCATGATCGAAAATGCGCATAAGCATCTTGAGCGAGAAAACGAGAAATCCCCGGAACAACGGCGCGATCATTGGGATGTCATCGCCGATGCTTCAAAGGAAGTCGGTCCTGCCCTCTTCTATTCACTTCTCGTGATCACCGTTTCTTTCATCCCTGTCTTTACTCTGGAAGATCAGGAAGGCCGGCTATTCCGGCCGCTTGCGTTCACCAAGACGTATTCGATGGCTGCAGCCGCGATCCTCTCGATTACCATCGTTCCGATTCTGATGGGATATTGGGTGAGGGGAAAGATCATGCCCGAAGAACAAAATCCGATCAATCGGTTTCTCATCAGACTCTATACGCCCGTCGTCGAGTTCGTCATCCGGTTCAACAAATGGATCATCGGTGCGGCATTGCTTCTTGTGTGCGTGACGGTTTTTCCCTTCGAGCACATCGGTTCGGAATTCATGCCGCCGTTGAACGAGGGGGACATACTGTACATGCCGACGACGATGCCGGGGATTTCAATCACAAAAGCACGCGATCTGCTTCAGCAGACGGATAAAATCCTCCGGCAGTTCCCGGAAGTGCAAAATGTTTTCGGAAAGATCGGCCGCGCCGAATCAGCGACCGACCCGGCAGGGCTCGACATGATCGAGACGATCATTACGCTCAGACCCGAATCCGCGTGGCCTCCAGGAATGACCACGCAGAAACTGATCGACGAAATGGACCGCGCCATCCAATTCCCCGGAGTAACTAATGCGTGGACAATGCCGATCAAAACCCGCACCGACATGCTGAGTACCGGGATTAAGACCCCGGTTGGGATTAAAATATCCGGCCCTGACCTTTCGATATTGCAAAAACTCGGCATTGAGGTCGAATCGGTGATGCGCACTGTCCCCGGGACCTCAAGCGCATTTGCGGAACGATCCATCGGAGGAAATTATCTCGATGTGGAGATCAACCGCAAAGAAGCGGCTCGCTATGGAATTTCCGTCGGAGATATTGAAAGCGTCATACAAACTGCAATCGGAGGAATGAGCATTACCAGCACCGTTGAAGGACTCGAACGATACCCTGTAAGCCTTCGGTACAGCCGCGAGCTGCGAGATAACGTTGACGCATTGAACCGCGTCCTCGTCGCCGCCCCGACAGGCGAACAAGTTCCGATGGCTCAGCTTGCAACGATCACCACCAGCAAGGGACCAATGGTTATACGCAGCGAGAATACCCGGCCGAATGCGTGGGTCTACGTCGACGTTAAAGGCGTCGACGTCGGCTCGTACGTGAAAACTGCCAAACGCATCGTCTCCCAAAATGTTTCCTTCCCTTCCGGATACAACATTGTATGGAGCGGAGAATATGAATACATGGAGCACGCCCAGCAACGTCTCATGTTGGTTATACCGCTGACTCTCTTTATTATCTTCATCATCATATATCTGAATACGCGTTCTTTCGTCAAGGTCGCAATTGTTTTTCTCGCAGTCCCCTTCTCGTTGGTCGGCGCGTTCTGGCTCATCTATGTCCTCGGATATAATCTCAGCGTCGCCGTATGGCTCGGCATTATTGCGCTCGCGGGATTGGATGCTGAAACCGGGGTTGTGATGCTGTTGTATCTCGATCAGGCGGTCGATGAATGGACAAAAAAAGGCAAGATGCGAGGCTTGCAGGACCTCAAGGATGCGATTCACCATGGAGCCGTGAAACGGGTGAGGCCCAAGATCATGACCGCGTCCGTCATCATCGCCGGCCTTTTGCCGATCATGTGGAGCAACGGCACCGGCGCCGACGTTATGAAAAGAATCGCCGCTCCCATGGTCGGCGGCGTGGTAACATCCGTTCTGATGGAGCTTGCGATCTATCCGGTCATCTATTTTTTATGGAAATCTCATAAAATAGAGAAAGGCCTGATGCACGACGCTCCAATGGCCGAACATTAG